The Nymphaea colorata isolate Beijing-Zhang1983 chromosome 7, ASM883128v2, whole genome shotgun sequence DNA window GGATATACATGTAAGAGAATGTGTTAGTTCCGTTCAAAACAAGTTTCTTAGCTCTGCTCATGTCTTTTGTCCGatcgataaaatggaaaaacacTGTTGGATATACATGTAAGAGAATGTGTTAGTTCCGTTCAAAACTAGCTTCTTAGCTCTGCAAAATTCACTATATAAGATGTTCGAGATACCACATAAGCAAAGCGATTAATAATTCTATGTCATGAAAAATACCACACAAGAATAGAGATTAATAATTCTATGCCATGAAAACTGCGCTAGCTGCTTGACAAATAATGGCAAACCAAAATTGAAATACTTCATATCGATACGTTTAAATAAGCCTCCAGGTGAAGGAAAGATGCCAATATCACTCCAAGCCTCTAGTCTCTAAAAGGAGAATTTCTTGTATCACCAGATAAAATCAAAAGCATGATCCTCGGATTGAttcttgtatgtaaaacaaCCTTTacacgttttggacatctatttgccatatatatatatatggtatagAATAAAGAAGGAATAAATTAACAAGAAACCTGATCAGGTAATATGGTGTGTGAGAACCAGTACCACACACATCATGATCACCATTATCCCATCAACAAGACAACAAAAAGCCAATCCGAGACAGATATGTGATCACTGGTAAGCTGTCAGAAGGGTCACCATCCAAAAACTGTTGTTCTTGACACAGAAACAGTCAGTCCAAGTTGCAGCTAAAAGCCTAACCAGTAATCACTTCCAACTTAACTTGACTGTAGTAAAGTTGGCGATTCTTGtcaaagcaaataaaaattCATTTCGGAGTTGTTTAGTGACAGTAAATCTGCACCAAAGATTGAAGCGGATTTGTGAAACACTGTCGTTGGAGCAGATTAGTTCCTATTACCACTTGGTCTCTTCCATCACAATCAAATTAATTTAACAAGAACCAAGATGTACTTTGCAGTTTTCCGAATACATACTTTATCTATTCCAAAAGTACAAGAAATTATAAAAGCTACGTATACTTTAGAGGGCAATATTTAAGCAGATCTCAGCTACCTGAATCATGGATGCTTAGATAGTTTGAATGTGCTCATCAGCACCTGACCTGGAGGTGTACATCATCTATGGCACGTAAGTTTGCATACACATATTCAATAGAAGAACCGCCCGATAGTTGAAGAAACACATGGCCCGTAAGTATGGATAAAAAAACATGGAATATATTCGTCTAATGATGCATGTAAACTTTCATGATTATCGGTCTCAAAAACATTAATGCTACCTTTCCAATTTCTAAAGGCGTATTCTATACCCACTTCCCAATACTGGGGTGGGGATGCATCGGCAATCATGCCCGCTTTCTCCATGTTCCAAGTTATTGTCTTCCTAATGAATCTAATGATCCATCATTCTCTTTACTAGGGGCGGAGCTAAGGAAGGACTTGCATGACCCTAGCCCAacctcaatttttgaaaaagaaaaattacatataaatttaaaaaaaaattatttgttttgtataaaaattttgaaaaatgatactTCAActtgtatcaaaatttaaaaactttaatttggtctcCCTTATAAacaatttctggctccaccccaTGCTCTTTACAATATAAAGCCAAGTTAGCCTTTCAAACCACCCCAAATATGAGCACTTTGCAATCCTCATTCGAAAGATAGTCTTAATGTCGATTGAGAAAATTACACATCGCATGCGGGAATGAGCACTCGCATCTATCTTGACAAGGAAGGGGACTCTTCACTGGCTGAAATAAAACCACGACAACAAATATCTAACCTTCTCAAAGATCAGTGAACATGGGATGCAGAAGTGCAAGTAATACCAGCATGATTACCATCGTAAGTTTGTAaccaagggcggagccaagagAAGGCTAGCAAGGGGGGCGTATGCACCCAACCcccttcattaaaaaaaaaaaaaaaattaagaagaaaatttatatttgtgattttaaaaacttttagtttggcctataaaaaaattttgaaaaattatagttcggttcttgtcaaaattttgaaactatagctCGACTCTTccaatgaaaaatttttggttctCCCCCTGATCCTGTCAGTTAATCTATGCAAAGTAAGAGatgtttgatgaaaatttgTCGCTGAACTATTCTCCAAGCGTTATGACAATAGAAAGAAAGTTGGGAGAGGATCAGGCAAAGTCTTGTGCTTGCAGTTTCAACgaaaacaacttttcttttatacttCCAACTGGAAGATCTGACTTCTGTCAATTAAGATGGATGTTAGTGCAGTAAAATCCGAGCTAGGAATGTAAGAAGGCTTCTGCTTCAAGTTGGGCTTGCAAAATTCGGGTTAACCAAACAAAATTGGAATTCAAGATACTTTTGTAGTCTACAATACTGTAGACACGAGGGCTGTGTCATCTCCGAAAATGTTCCTCTCTCAGCAaatgtgaaataaaataaatcatgcaGAAATATGCTTTTGATGTAGGTAGGAAGTAAAGCCCTGCTAAAGAAGTCAATATATCGAATTTGGATTGGATGTCTGCTCAAATCATTTAGAAAAGAAACAGTTATGATAAACATTTGATGTCCCATggagaaatcagatcggattcagacttaagaaatgacatctggtcagatttagatttggacaTACAAAGATATTCGATGAGATTTGTATTCAGGTTCAGGtctgattttgttttaaataaatatgttatACCCAATACCCTTACATTTTGAATGTCGGCCGAATTCGGTTTAAAATTAgtattcagatttggatgtcaacttaaaaatctgatttggatGGGGTCGGAATTGTGAAATCTGGGTTTCAGTTTCGGTTCAGataaacttttcttcatttgaattctaatattaatttgaatccgaatctggGGAACATCCAAAAATGCAGGTAGAACTGACCgggagaaaaaaattcaaaaataacgTGACGCATGTAGAACTGAAAGACTTCAAAGAACCAAACACTTCTTAGATTCCTTTTCGCTTTTCCTCTGGAAGCCTCCCCATGGCTCCCCTAAAAATTctggaaacaaatttttaagtttCGGATTGTTTAATTGAAGACCTTAATGGTCGTATATATCATGACTTAACATCTGGTTTTCCTATTGACATGGTCAGCAATGTGTGATATAATAACCTTACAAGGTCTGTCGATCTCCTTAAATGGCAACCCAGCGATATTGTCAGCGGACATGACTTTGCTTTGCATTTCTTTGAAAGTTCCTCATAATTTCGAGTGCTTTTTTAAGGTATGAGCTAATTTGATAAGCAAATGTTTGATTCTGCGTAACATGACCTTCAAGATCATATTGAAATgagttatttttgaaaatttgctttgggctttgcgagtgctttttGTGCTTTTATAGGCAAAGCCAAACCaaagcattcaaagcttttggtTGTTCCGGATCATCAAGGTCATCAAGTTTTTCAGGACATCAAGTCATCAAGGTTTGATGGATTTCAAAcgatttatgaaaaaaaaaaaggatcaattGCAATTATATGTCACTAAAAAAAGACATCTGTAAAAAGAGCCAGCTCCAGTCGCCAGCCGAGGAATCGATAAGATTCAACTTACCTAGGCGGCTAAAGGACTTGTACTAGCCTGCAAGCCCTAAAGAATGTTCAAGTCGAACTGTACTGGCATGTGTTAGAATTGCAAGAACAACCTAACACAGCCTAGCAGGTACGGTAATGTGCAATCACACCCTGGTTTGCCTTTCAGGAGAGAAGAAGACATGCTTAGGGCATAGGCACGCGCACATGAAAAGGCAGAAAAGCCTCAGTACACTTTACACTTTTTAATGATGAGACAGCAACAAGTAATACTATCAGGAGAAACTAAAGTACAATTGTAATCAACTTTTGCATAGATCTACAACAATAAAGAATAAAGCACGATCATCTGGAAATAAAATGACCGTGCACGGAATGTGAATTACATGTTGGCCAACAACATCGCTCGGACCTTTTGTCTTAGCTCGTCAGAAACCTCTGTAACAGTATGGGAGTTGTCTTGTGCCTCCAAATTATTGGGGTGATTCAAAGATAATGTTGTACCATCATTATCCACTGTGGTTATGCATATAGCATTATCGTCTACCTCTCTTTCTGAATGGGATTTTGTCCTATGCTTTTCAGGCCTACTCGTGCTTTCAGCTCTGCTTTCATGTCGATGTCGATGCCTGCGTTCAGAGTGCCTGTGATGCTTGCTCTTGTGTCTAGATTCAGTTTCCCTGTCTTTGTGTGAGGAATGGCCACCATCGTTATCTTCTTCAGCATGCTGTGACGATCCACTGTGCCGATGCCTCTTCCTTGAATGCTTATGTTCATCCAGATCTTCATGGTCATGCTTTCCAGATATTGATCTGTCTTTCTCCTGGGACCTGTACCTTGACCTTTTTCCGTAAGAATCTTCCTCTGATTCCTCTGAGTCATCCTCTTCATCATATCGAGATGATTCCTTCCTTCGGTGCTTACTCCTCGAGTGCTTATGACCACTGGGGTCTTTGTCGTGCCTCTTGGACCCCAAATGCTGCTTCTCTGTTGATCTCTCCTCAGACTGTCCAGCAGAATCTTTCCCCTGCAACTCCAACTTCATCGTAGAAGGATCACCATCAACCAAAACTATGCTACCATCAAGTTCTCTGTACATGGCATCCACAGGCTCTGCTACTGAGGTGGTTGGTTGAGCAGCAACTTGTGGAAGATTGCCTAGTGGAGCAAGTTTACCAGAAGAAAGTCCTGAATTTGAAAGTGGTGGTGACAGACGAGGTATCGACCCAGTACTCTGATGGCTGTCACTTTTCAGCATTGCTGAAAACATTTTTGCTCTCCTCAACCTTTCTGCTTTCTGCTTTTCGGCCTTGGTTAAACATGCTTCAGAAGAGTCTGCCTCATCAGCCGCCGCAAGAGCTGCAGTTTTTGCCATGGCTTTTGCAGCTAAGACATTACCGCTGCCAATAGCTTTCATGCCAGATGCATATCCAGAAGGAATTTTGCCAGACTCCATATCTGAATTTGGTTTAGTGTGGGAATCATGACCATGAGATGAAATAGAATGGCTGCCAATACTTTTTGTTTGGTGCATAACATTAGTTGCAGTTTGAGCACCATTCTCTAGAATACTTGAGCAGCTCATGGAAACATTTGATTTCTGGTTCCTAAGACCCCTTGTTGCTGCTAAAACTATTTCAGCAGCTGCATCAACACTCATGCCACAATGACGTTGCACTGGTTTAGAAGACTGATCCGATGTGTCCTTCTTTGAAGAAGGCCCACCAATTACCATCTTGAACTTCTCTTTCTTGTCTAAATCAGATGCAACTATCGATTGGCCAGCAATAGCAGATTCTCTACCAATAGATCTACCATTTTGTGAATCATCAGAGTCTTTTGACTTACTAACTTCTTTGATTCTTTTACTGCCACTTGAATGCCCTTCTGGATCATGTTTCCGAGTTTTTGAACTCTTCCCAGAAGTCTTGGACTGCAATAGCCAGATAAagttgaagatgaaaaagagagaatgcAAACATAAAATCAACCTGCAATTGAGTCGCCGATTGAATAACTAacatgatttgaatgattgaacCACATACAAAGATGACATTCTCCAACCACCAGTCAAACACACCAACACAATCTATATTTCAGAAATGAAACCGAAACCAGTCACACCAGATGCTCATTATGAACTAGTCAGCATACAAAAAATCATTAGAGATGTAACCATGTAGGATATGGATTTGAACTTTCAGTATTCTGGCCATACAGTAACCAATCAAATCCATTTCCCAATATAGTTAGATTGTTTGCATCTGAACAATTTCATTCCTACATTTGATTTATTCAACATCAGCTCTTTGcaaattcaattgaattttcaacttcaaaatgTTTGTACTAGCATTCCTACCATGTAGTCGttattagaaatttagaagTGCATCACTAATGGTTACTAGCTGCAGCTTCAATAAAGCATGGGCAGAAATGACAAGCTAAGAGATCCCTAATCTTGAGAACCAAAAGACGAGGATACAATAAGAAATACATAGATATAAGAAGTTGATGAATGCAAAATGGATCTGCTGCTACATACCTCTTGTACTTCTTGAAGAACCTTTAGATAATAACGATGAAATGGGTTAGACTTCAGAAGAAATGGAAATCTCCCATGTGGTTTATCCTGCTCTATGAGAACTGCTTCAAATTGCTTTCCATTCCTCACAATGAACTCAACAACCTTTTCCACAGCACTTTTGAGAAAATTTGGTGGCTCCAAAATTGGAAGGTTATCTTCTAGAATACTTGAAGCCAGTGCTTGATGGTTACTGGTGGATGCAAAAGCTGTCTTTGGGACTTCAGGCACTCGCTTCTTTCCATGTACATCAGATGTCTGGACTTCAACTGGAGTGCTTTTCTTCTCAGGAGAGAGGAATTTTTTCTTATCACTAATCATGGATGTAGCTACCTCATTTTTCTTAGTGATTTCAGCAGAATGCTCCTGCGCATCTGGTGAATCAGAACAGCTGACACTTGCAGCAGCAGCAACTTCAGGCGACAACAAACTTTTGGTATCAGAAGCAACCTTTTGGGATctatcctcctcctcctcattaCCATACATAGATCCAAGCAATGAGAGAGCACCTGCTGAAACAGTATTATCTTCCACAGCATCTGCCTTCTGAGCAGGTTCTTGAAGATTCGCACTGCCTGTATCAGCTAGTAACAATTCTGGATGATCAACTAAAAATCTGAAGTATGGATGAAGATTATGATCAGGCATTAAAAAACCAAATGTTGGATTGTCTCCTTGCTTCACCCTCAGGATGATCTCCGACTGCCCTCCATGCTTATTCACAAAGAGAGCTGTTCTGGACATTATCTGATGAAGCTTCTCTGATGGAGGCTGCAACAACATATGCAGAAACAAACATCCTCTCAACTAATGCATATTTGCACTAAGCAAGATATAAGAAACAATTTAATTGGTGAAAGCGGATAGAATATCTTAAAAACAGCAGCATTATGTCTCATGTAATATATATCTCAAACGGACTTCACGAGAAGTCTGCCTGTTGAAGGCAACCCAATTCCCTCCCACATATTCAGCTGACATAGGCCATCTTCAAGCACTGAAATCCTACGATTCTAATCCCACCTGCAAATTGCTTCAGTCACGAATCACCAAAAAACAAGGCGCCCATGATGGCAACCTTGTGTCAGAAAAGTATTCGATTCCTGCTCCATATATCTGAAACTTAGACACAGTAAGCCTTAGATAGAAAACTAAATGCACCAGGACAATCTTAATCATCATTTGGCAACACCTGACATAACGATTAAGCCATTATATCCTTTCCATAATAATTTAgacaaagtaacaaaaattgcaACACAAACAAGCAAACATGTGTACACTTACTAGGCTATGAAGTAGGTTCTCGGGTACAGAAAAAGGTGGGTGATAACCCACAGTTTCAGACATCCCTGGAGCATTCGATGCATCAAGACCATTTCCATATGAGAAAGCAACCGCCCCATAGGCACCAGATTTACTTGACTCTGTAAATAACAATAAAAGGCAACTGGTTTTAGCCAACATGCTGCACTCCAACCAGAGGGCTTGAAAATACATACAAAAAGTGCTACCAGTAGTTCTATGCAcaataaatagaaaatgaacaaagtT harbors:
- the LOC116257369 gene encoding uncharacterized protein LOC116257369 isoform X3, whose protein sequence is MSRTALFVNKHGGQSEIILRVKQGDNPTFGFLMPDHNLHPYFRFLVDHPELLLADTGSANLQEPAQKADAVEDNTVSAGALSLLGSMYGNEEEEDRSQKVASDTKSLLSPEVAAAASVSCSDSPDAQEHSAEITKKNEVATSMISDKKKFLSPEKKSTPVEVQTSDVHGKKRVPEVPKTAFASTSNHQALASSILEDNLPILEPPNFLKSAVEKVVEFIVRNGKQFEAVLIEQDKPHGRFPFLLKSNPFHRYYLKVLQEVQESKTSGKSSKTRKHDPEGHSSGSKRIKEVSKSKDSDDSQNGRSIGRESAIAGQSIVASDLDKKEKFKMVIGGPSSKKDTSDQSSKPVQRHCGMSVDAAAEIVLAATRGLRNQKSNVSMSCSSILENGAQTATNVMHQTKSIGSHSISSHGHDSHTKPNSDMESGKIPSGYASGMKAIGSGNVLAAKAMAKTAALAAADEADSSEACLTKAEKQKAERLRRAKMFSAMLKSDSHQSTGSIPRLSPPLSNSGLSSGKLAPLGNLPQVAAQPTTSVAEPVDAMYRELDGSIVLVDGDPSTMKLELQGKDSAGQSEERSTEKQHLGSKRHDKDPSGHKHSRSKHRRKESSRYDEEDDSEESEEDSYGKRSRYRSQEKDRSISGKHDHEDLDEHKHSRKRHRHSGSSQHAEEDNDGGHSSHKDRETESRHKSKHHRHSERRHRHRHESRAESTSRPEKHRTKSHSEREVDDNAICITTVDNDGTTLSLNHPNNLEAQDNSHTVTEVSDELRQKVRAMLLANM
- the LOC116257369 gene encoding uncharacterized protein LOC116257369 isoform X1 — protein: MSTMRFPATSERERRRNLSPEPSAVADLRLCGRHALLFDDDASAAFINSVDALLPWSAHPSLLLDRYDVRHLLTDLPPRRKSGSASLPPLESGVSESDLERERYQDLPECDEGGDDGVAECRESSKSGAYGAVAFSYGNGLDASNAPGMSETVGYHPPFSVPENLLHSLPPSEKLHQIMSRTALFVNKHGGQSEIILRVKQGDNPTFGFLMPDHNLHPYFRFLVDHPELLLADTGSANLQEPAQKADAVEDNTVSAGALSLLGSMYGNEEEEDRSQKVASDTKSLLSPEVAAAASVSCSDSPDAQEHSAEITKKNEVATSMISDKKKFLSPEKKSTPVEVQTSDVHGKKRVPEVPKTAFASTSNHQALASSILEDNLPILEPPNFLKSAVEKVVEFIVRNGKQFEAVLIEQDKPHGRFPFLLKSNPFHRYYLKVLQEVQESKTSGKSSKTRKHDPEGHSSGSKRIKEVSKSKDSDDSQNGRSIGRESAIAGQSIVASDLDKKEKFKMVIGGPSSKKDTSDQSSKPVQRHCGMSVDAAAEIVLAATRGLRNQKSNVSMSCSSILENGAQTATNVMHQTKSIGSHSISSHGHDSHTKPNSDMESGKIPSGYASGMKAIGSGNVLAAKAMAKTAALAAADEADSSEACLTKAEKQKAERLRRAKMFSAMLKSDSHQSTGSIPRLSPPLSNSGLSSGKLAPLGNLPQVAAQPTTSVAEPVDAMYRELDGSIVLVDGDPSTMKLELQGKDSAGQSEERSTEKQHLGSKRHDKDPSGHKHSRSKHRRKESSRYDEEDDSEESEEDSYGKRSRYRSQEKDRSISGKHDHEDLDEHKHSRKRHRHSGSSQHAEEDNDGGHSSHKDRETESRHKSKHHRHSERRHRHRHESRAESTSRPEKHRTKSHSEREVDDNAICITTVDNDGTTLSLNHPNNLEAQDNSHTVTEVSDELRQKVRAMLLANM
- the LOC116257369 gene encoding uncharacterized protein LOC116257369 isoform X2, translated to MSETVGYHPPFSVPENLLHSLPPSEKLHQIMSRTALFVNKHGGQSEIILRVKQGDNPTFGFLMPDHNLHPYFRFLVDHPELLLADTGSANLQEPAQKADAVEDNTVSAGALSLLGSMYGNEEEEDRSQKVASDTKSLLSPEVAAAASVSCSDSPDAQEHSAEITKKNEVATSMISDKKKFLSPEKKSTPVEVQTSDVHGKKRVPEVPKTAFASTSNHQALASSILEDNLPILEPPNFLKSAVEKVVEFIVRNGKQFEAVLIEQDKPHGRFPFLLKSNPFHRYYLKVLQEVQESKTSGKSSKTRKHDPEGHSSGSKRIKEVSKSKDSDDSQNGRSIGRESAIAGQSIVASDLDKKEKFKMVIGGPSSKKDTSDQSSKPVQRHCGMSVDAAAEIVLAATRGLRNQKSNVSMSCSSILENGAQTATNVMHQTKSIGSHSISSHGHDSHTKPNSDMESGKIPSGYASGMKAIGSGNVLAAKAMAKTAALAAADEADSSEACLTKAEKQKAERLRRAKMFSAMLKSDSHQSTGSIPRLSPPLSNSGLSSGKLAPLGNLPQVAAQPTTSVAEPVDAMYRELDGSIVLVDGDPSTMKLELQGKDSAGQSEERSTEKQHLGSKRHDKDPSGHKHSRSKHRRKESSRYDEEDDSEESEEDSYGKRSRYRSQEKDRSISGKHDHEDLDEHKHSRKRHRHSGSSQHAEEDNDGGHSSHKDRETESRHKSKHHRHSERRHRHRHESRAESTSRPEKHRTKSHSEREVDDNAICITTVDNDGTTLSLNHPNNLEAQDNSHTVTEVSDELRQKVRAMLLANM